A genomic segment from Acipenser ruthenus chromosome 5, fAciRut3.2 maternal haplotype, whole genome shotgun sequence encodes:
- the LOC117402538 gene encoding E3 ubiquitin-protein ligase RNF146-B-like: MAGCGEINHTVNMLPTNRKVNEACSSTTPALTVPECAICLQTCVHPVRLPCRHIFCYLCVKGASWQSKRCALCRQEIPEDFLDKPTLLSPEDLKAAGRGNGENAWYYEGRNGWWQYDERTSRELEDAFSKGKKTTEMLIAGFLYVADLENMVQYRRNEHGRRRKIKRDIVDIPKKGVAGLRLDTDSNPVTVARENSADGADTTAVQGATSARQPTSLGGQLTSPSTPSPDASSSLENSLAQLQIGSQSATDRGHNGEGEEVEEEGARSRGSSAPNTSVDESESETSSEVEEEEGEVEQEEEEEEEEEVVDEVTGDQAQYVLHTRQRLLHHDRPRESHADRPYPGGEPGSSSVRSRRPDGQCTVTDV; encoded by the coding sequence ATGGCTGGCTGTGGTGAAATCAACCATACAGTAAACATGCTTCCCACTAATCGGAAGGTAAATGAGGCCTGTTCAAGCACAACGCCTGCTCTGACCGTGCCAGAATGTGCCATATGCTTACAAACATGTGTTCACCCCGTCAGACTGCCTTGTAGACACATCTTTTGCTATCTCTGCGTGAAAGGAGCTTCGTGGCAAAGCAAACGGTGTGCCCTGTGTAGGCAAGAAATCCCAGAAGACTTTCTTGACAAGCCCACGCTGCTGTCCCCAGAGGACCTGAAAGCTGCTGGCAGAGGCAACGGGGAGAACGCATGGTACTACGAAGGCAGGAATGGCTGGTGGCAGTATGACGAGCGCACTAGTAGAGAGCTGGAAGACGCTTTTTCAAAGGGTAAAAAGACTACAGAGATGCTCATTGCAGGATTTCTGTATGTGGCAGACCTGGAGAACATGGTTCAGTACAGAAGGAATGAACACGGTCGGCGGAGGAAAATTAAACGAGACATTGTAGATATTCCCAAGAAAGGTGTAGCAGGACTTCGGTTGGACACGGACTCCAACCCTGTAACAGTGGCTCGTGAAAATTCAGCAGATGGGGCCGATACCACAGCGGTACAGGGGGCCACTTCCGCAAGACAACCAACGTCTCTAGGGGGCCAGCTGACGAGTCCTTCAACACCTTCCCCCGATGCCAGTAGCAGCTTGGAAAACTCCTTAGCCCAATTACAGATCGGTAGTCAAAGTGCGACCGACAGAGGGCACAatggggagggagaggaggtagAAGAAGAAGGAGCTCGGTCTCGTGGCTCTTCTGCTCCAAACACGTCAGTTGATGAGTCAGAGTCAGAAACCAGCAGTGAGGtagaggaggaagagggggaagttgagcaggaggaggaggaggaggaggaggaggaggtggtagATGAAGTGACTGGTGATCAGGCTCAATATGTTTTGCACACTAGACAAAGACTGCTTCATCATGATAGGCCTAGGGAGAGCCATGCTGATAGACCATATCCGGGGGGTGAGCCTGGCAGCAGCAGTGTCAGATCTAGGAGGCCTGATGGACAGTGCACTGTAACTGACGTTTAA